A genome region from Setaria italica strain Yugu1 chromosome III, Setaria_italica_v2.0, whole genome shotgun sequence includes the following:
- the LOC101785629 gene encoding myosin-binding protein 7-like yields MAAAGEPPPPLCPLCGHPTSSASPPAPASASASPARPPLMRRTAGPPEAPPAVVRVEIGDEAAALREALTRQQAALGDLQAELDAERGAAAGAASEAMTMILRLQREKAEAMMEARQFRRYAEEKMVHDAAELAALEEALAKRDAAVRALQVERPTPRHPMPPSGASTPRRPGAATPRHPPSSPSPAASSTAAVGGGYYPPLRCCIDHPRTASEADALETPHDQLTRLAHRVHLLERGATPMASTTTPIIRVAPGSDFPRHARAYSDDGTLDFYDGECFPDDDDGDCGANDRVYTVDAIHGAPPLAVAERCYYGGGATPVGSDCCGGGAPWAEDEEVRRLSARMQALEADRESMRQAIISMGAEKAQVMLLKEIAQKLCKDAAPPAPTVAQQSFYKGGSTQPAMTVTVRPPRHPPVLMQRKVVKRQTPLFAAVVKWVTSIMWWRKSSSRVKYPMGQCGNNVGLLLLLDKAPMAGSYGHQKPPKRI; encoded by the exons gGCTAGCGCGTCCCCCGCGAGGCCGCCGCTGATGCGGAGGACCGCCGGGCCGCCCGAGGCGCCCCCTGCGGTGGTGCGCGTGGAGATCGGCGACGAGGCCGCGGCGCTGCGCGAGGCGCTGACCCGGCAGCAGGCCGCGCTCGGGGACCTGCAGGCGGAGCTCGACGCcgagcgcggcgccgcggccggcgcagcCAGCGAGGCCATGACCATGATCCTCCGCCTGCAGCGCGAGAAGGCCGAGGCCATGATGGAGGCGCGCCAGTTCCGCCGCTACGCAGAGGAGAAGATGGTCCACGACGCCGCGGAGCTCGCCGCCCTCGAGGAGGCGCTCGCCAAGCGCGACGCCGCGGTGCGCGCGCTCCAGGTCGAGCGCCCGACGCCGCGCCACCCCATGCCGCCGTCGGGGGCGTCCACCCCGCGCCGCCCTGGAGCCGCCACGCCGCGTcacccgccgtcgtcgccgtcccccGCGGCgtcgtccaccgccgccgtcggcggcggatACTACCCGCCGCTGCGGTGCTGCATCGACCACCCGCGCACCGCGTCGGAGGCGGATGCGCTCGAGACCCCGCACGACCAGCTCACCCGCCTCGCCCACCGCGTCCACCTCCTCGAGCGCGGCGCCACGCCCATGGCCTCCACCACCACGCCCATCATCCGCGTCGCGCCGGGCTCCGACTTCCCGCGCCACGCGCGCGCCTACTCCGACGACGGCACCCTCGACTTCTACGACGGCGAGTGCTtcccggacgacgacgacggcgactgCGGCGCCAACGACCGGGTCTACACCGTCGACGCCATCCACGGCGCGCCGCCCCTGGCGGTGGCCGAGCGCTGCtactacggcggcggcgccacgccgGTCGGGAGCgactgctgcggcggcggcgcgccgtgggcggaggacgaggaggtgcGCAGGCTCAGCGCGCGGATGCAGGCGCTGGAGGCGGACAGGGAGTCCATGCGGCAGGCCATCATCTCCATGGGCGCCGAGAAGGCGCAGGTCATGCTGCTCAAGGAGATCGCGCAGAAGCTCTGCAaggacgccgcgccgccggcgcccaccgtGGCGCAGCAAAGCTTCTACAAAGGGGGCAGCACGCAGCCGGCCATGACCGTCACCGTGCGGCCGCCGCGGCATCCGCCGGTGCTTATGCAGAGGAAGGTGGTCAAGAGACAGACGCCGTTATTTGCTGCAGTGGTCAAG TGGGTTACATCAATCATGTGGTGGAGAAAGTCATCATCCCGTGTCAA GTACCCCATGGGGCAGTGTGGTAACAATGTgggtttgctgctgctgctcgacaAGGCTCCCATGGCAGGGTCGTATGGGCATCAGAAGCCTCCCAAGAGGATCTGA